The Sulfitobacter sp. SK011 genome has a window encoding:
- a CDS encoding glycosyl hydrolase family 28-related protein, with product MNKAITDGVLLMPPAFADGLDVYSSGDGTPGSDTYANATNAAFVPADQDFGGTLEMLKTQSTQTLRYMGQTPLLPGCYLRVSAKVKAISGNLPSVRIAGYPALGDGSKVTGVPEFGPAKPLTAYGEVVEVSAIIGAGSRGGVDMVWGPDAVYGHLGLDLIGQIGGVERIDDIQIEDVTSVFLRDLVSLIDVTDYGAVGDGVTDCTTAFEAANAAANGRTVFVPTGTFLLNGDVTFDTPVKFEGKVTMPATAQLLLRRNFDLPNYIEAFEDEEVAFLKAFQALLNSSDHESLDLGGRKVYVLKPLDMQAAVPDRSSFATRRVIRNGQLEAGPSTAWDTVEVTSQASYSPSNANLLTGVTNVANVPVGALVEGTGVGREVYVLSKNEVTQEVTLNAPLYDAAGTQNFTFRKFQYLIDFSGFSQLSKFVMADIEFQCNNRCSGVMLAPSGSTFHMRDCFISRPMDRGLTSTGTGCQGMFVDRCQFLSSEEGELVSNRKTIALNTNANDVKLRDNRATQVRHFALVAGQNSIISGNHFFQGDSVSNGIRSAGLVLTSPHSSSIVTGNYVDNCFIEWSNEQDSAPEFNTEYSFSSLSITDNIFLSGDVAPWFSYIVIKPHGAGHFLSGVSITGNRFRSIIGAIDQVERVDTTFADLNISRCRNVVMKGNSFHAVTAQVQNAAEIEFTQNTLSDSWDIDTSGYLPFGGQALNVDSVVAQGAIKDASDVTQYAMPYVQQIQGPNRDRIRVVWPTPVKGKVLVVVRMDNR from the coding sequence ATGAACAAGGCGATTACCGACGGCGTATTGTTGATGCCACCTGCGTTTGCGGATGGGTTGGATGTGTATTCAAGCGGCGACGGCACGCCGGGGTCGGATACCTATGCCAATGCCACGAATGCGGCCTTTGTGCCGGCGGATCAGGATTTTGGCGGCACGTTGGAGATGCTCAAGACACAGTCCACCCAGACCCTGCGCTATATGGGGCAGACACCGTTGTTACCGGGGTGCTACCTGCGGGTGAGTGCAAAAGTGAAGGCGATCAGTGGCAATCTGCCATCGGTGCGCATCGCAGGCTATCCGGCATTGGGTGACGGGAGCAAAGTCACAGGTGTTCCCGAATTTGGCCCGGCCAAACCGCTCACGGCCTACGGTGAGGTGGTCGAGGTCAGTGCAATTATTGGCGCGGGGTCACGCGGCGGTGTTGATATGGTTTGGGGACCGGATGCGGTTTACGGCCATCTGGGGCTGGACCTTATTGGTCAAATTGGCGGCGTCGAGCGCATTGACGACATTCAGATTGAAGATGTCACATCTGTTTTCCTGCGCGACCTCGTATCGTTGATTGACGTGACGGATTATGGCGCAGTCGGTGACGGGGTGACCGATTGCACGACCGCGTTTGAGGCGGCAAATGCCGCGGCCAATGGGCGCACTGTCTTTGTCCCTACAGGTACTTTCTTGCTGAATGGCGACGTGACGTTTGACACGCCGGTCAAGTTTGAGGGCAAAGTGACAATGCCGGCCACAGCGCAATTGCTGCTGCGCCGGAACTTTGACTTGCCCAATTACATTGAGGCATTCGAGGATGAAGAGGTTGCATTCCTGAAGGCGTTTCAGGCTCTGCTAAACAGCTCTGATCATGAATCTTTGGATTTGGGGGGGCGAAAGGTCTATGTCCTGAAACCCCTGGACATGCAGGCGGCAGTCCCGGATCGGTCCAGTTTTGCCACACGGCGGGTGATCCGAAACGGGCAGCTGGAAGCGGGGCCAAGCACCGCATGGGACACGGTCGAAGTCACGTCGCAGGCGAGCTATTCACCGTCTAACGCTAACCTTTTGACAGGCGTGACGAACGTCGCAAACGTGCCTGTTGGCGCATTGGTCGAAGGGACGGGCGTCGGTCGTGAGGTATATGTTCTGTCCAAAAATGAGGTGACACAAGAGGTTACACTAAACGCGCCGCTCTATGATGCGGCGGGCACGCAGAATTTCACCTTTCGCAAATTCCAGTATCTGATTGATTTCAGCGGCTTTAGCCAGCTCAGCAAGTTCGTGATGGCTGATATTGAGTTTCAGTGTAACAACCGATGCAGCGGTGTGATGCTAGCCCCGTCAGGGTCCACTTTTCACATGCGCGATTGCTTTATCAGCCGCCCGATGGACCGAGGTCTGACGTCAACTGGCACGGGCTGCCAGGGGATGTTTGTGGACCGCTGTCAGTTCCTGTCGTCGGAAGAGGGCGAGCTGGTGTCAAATCGCAAGACGATCGCGTTGAATACCAATGCCAATGACGTCAAGCTGCGCGACAACCGTGCCACTCAGGTTAGGCATTTCGCGTTGGTTGCCGGGCAAAATTCGATCATCAGCGGCAACCACTTTTTTCAAGGGGATTCCGTTTCAAACGGCATCCGCTCGGCTGGGCTTGTCCTGACATCTCCACATTCTAGTTCGATTGTTACCGGCAATTATGTGGACAATTGTTTCATCGAATGGAGCAACGAACAGGACTCCGCACCAGAGTTCAATACGGAGTATTCGTTCAGTTCACTCAGCATCACGGATAATATTTTCCTGTCCGGCGATGTGGCCCCCTGGTTCAGCTATATTGTGATCAAGCCGCACGGCGCGGGCCATTTTCTGAGCGGGGTCAGCATCACCGGTAACAGGTTCCGCAGCATCATCGGGGCGATTGACCAGGTGGAGCGGGTGGACACAACCTTTGCCGATCTGAACATTTCGCGATGCAGAAACGTGGTGATGAAAGGCAATTCGTTTCATGCCGTCACCGCGCAGGTCCAGAACGCGGCAGAGATTGAGTTTACGCAAAACACCCTTTCTGACAGTTGGGACATTGATACATCCGGATATCTGCCCTTTGGGGGGCAGGCGCTGAATGTGGATTCCGTTGTGGCCCAAGGTGCCATCAAGGATGCATCGGACGTGACGCAGTACGCCATGCCTTATGTTCAACAGATTCAGGGACCGAACCGGGATCGCATTCGCGTCGTCTGGCCGACACCGGTCAAGGGTAAGGTGCTGGTTGTCGTGCGAATGGACAACCGCTGA
- a CDS encoding PLD nuclease N-terminal domain-containing protein, producing the protein MEYGILGLLVLIADIYAIYQIFTSSASTLAKLLWIVGVLVFPVVGFIVWLIAGPRGASVRA; encoded by the coding sequence ATGGAATATGGAATACTCGGCCTATTGGTATTGATCGCTGACATCTACGCGATCTACCAGATCTTCACATCCAGCGCTTCAACTCTGGCGAAACTGCTTTGGATTGTTGGTGTTCTGGTCTTCCCGGTGGTCGGCTTTATCGTGTGGCTCATCGCGGGTCCACGGGGCGCGTCTGTTCGGGCCTAA
- the dacB gene encoding D-alanyl-D-alanine carboxypeptidase/D-alanyl-D-alanine-endopeptidase, with amino-acid sequence MSNGLSRRISRRYFLGSVGASTVMGSQVFAGPPTASLRPVLRGEDFYKRAVRSAEEIIRSEKLSGQVAFAVADVRTGRWLECENEREGTPPASVTKAITALYALDALGADHRFTTRLCATGGIVNGEVQGDLILIGGGDPTLDTDGLADMAAELKVKGVRSVKGDFKVYEASLPVLRQIDPEQPDHVGYNPGVSGIALNYNRVHFEWKRAGGDYTVTMQGRTEKYRPSVMMAAMQVKDRKVPIYTYEDLAGRDNWTVAKGALGNGGARWLPVRKPGLYVGDVFATLAGSQGIRLGRPQMITELPTGTLVVTRKSGDLRGILRDMLKFSTNLTAEMVGLAATQKRIGAVGSLRASAAEMNRWAIASLDMVAPKLVDHSGLGDDSMVSALDMARALLKMRDTGLRPILKQFVMRDEKGRPNDNHPIIVNAKTGTLNFVSGLAGYVTAKDGTELVFAIFAADEAKRIKISRADRERPPGARSWNGRAKRVQQALIERWGVMYGG; translated from the coding sequence ATGAGCAATGGTTTGTCACGTCGCATATCGCGGCGATATTTCCTGGGGTCGGTGGGTGCCAGCACCGTGATGGGATCGCAGGTTTTTGCGGGACCACCAACGGCGTCCTTGCGCCCGGTGTTGCGCGGTGAAGACTTTTATAAGCGCGCGGTGCGCAGCGCCGAAGAGATCATTCGATCAGAAAAGCTGTCCGGGCAGGTGGCCTTTGCGGTGGCGGATGTGCGCACCGGGCGGTGGCTGGAGTGTGAAAACGAACGCGAAGGCACGCCCCCGGCGAGTGTGACCAAGGCGATCACAGCGCTTTATGCATTGGATGCATTGGGTGCGGATCATCGGTTTACGACCCGGCTTTGTGCGACAGGGGGCATCGTGAATGGGGAGGTTCAGGGGGATCTCATCTTGATCGGCGGTGGTGATCCAACGCTTGATACAGACGGTCTGGCGGATATGGCGGCCGAGTTGAAGGTCAAGGGCGTGCGCAGTGTGAAGGGCGATTTCAAAGTATATGAGGCGTCCTTGCCGGTGCTGCGCCAAATTGACCCTGAACAGCCCGATCATGTGGGCTATAACCCCGGCGTGTCTGGCATCGCGCTTAACTACAACCGGGTGCATTTTGAATGGAAACGGGCGGGTGGTGATTACACCGTCACCATGCAGGGCCGCACAGAGAAATACCGCCCATCTGTCATGATGGCTGCTATGCAGGTCAAGGACCGCAAGGTACCGATCTATACCTACGAGGATCTTGCGGGCCGGGACAACTGGACCGTTGCCAAGGGCGCGCTGGGCAATGGGGGCGCGCGGTGGCTGCCGGTGCGCAAGCCGGGTCTTTATGTTGGCGACGTTTTTGCCACGCTGGCGGGGTCACAAGGCATCAGGTTGGGGCGGCCCCAGATGATCACAGAGCTGCCAACCGGGACGCTTGTTGTGACACGCAAAAGCGGCGACCTGCGCGGCATTCTGCGAGATATGCTGAAATTTTCGACCAACCTGACGGCAGAGATGGTGGGGCTTGCTGCGACCCAAAAACGCATCGGTGCGGTTGGGAGCTTGCGGGCATCGGCCGCCGAGATGAACCGATGGGCGATCGCATCGCTGGACATGGTCGCGCCGAAGCTGGTGGACCATTCGGGACTGGGCGATGACAGCATGGTCTCGGCCTTGGATATGGCGAGGGCGCTGCTGAAAATGCGCGACACCGGGTTGCGGCCGATCCTCAAGCAATTCGTGATGCGGGATGAAAAGGGGCGTCCGAATGACAATCACCCGATCATCGTGAATGCCAAGACCGGAACGCTGAATTTCGTCTCTGGTCTTGCCGGGTATGTGACGGCCAAGGACGGAACAGAGTTGGTTTTTGCCATCTTTGCCGCGGATGAGGCAAAGCGCATCAAGATCAGCCGTGCAGACCGGGAACGCCCGCCCGGTGCCCGGTCGTGGAATGGGCGGGCCAAACGCGTTCAACAGGCGCTGATTGAGCGCTGGGGTGTGATGTACGGGGGGTGA